One window from the genome of Bdellovibrio sp. NC01 encodes:
- a CDS encoding 2Fe-2S iron-sulfur cluster binding domain-containing protein has product MKFILNNQETTVEAEEGRSLLDLALIARINPPYSCLEGNCRSCLAVIEFGDVGGDVPEDKDEKNVVRTCQAVPRSELVVANYDKVAR; this is encoded by the coding sequence GTGAAGTTTATACTCAACAATCAAGAGACAACAGTTGAAGCAGAAGAGGGAAGAAGTCTGCTTGATTTAGCTCTGATTGCGCGTATCAATCCTCCCTACTCTTGTCTTGAAGGGAACTGCCGCAGTTGTCTCGCGGTGATAGAGTTCGGCGACGTCGGTGGCGACGTTCCTGAAGACAAAGATGAGAAAAACGTCGTTCGCACTTGTCAGGCCGTACCTAGGTCGGAGCTTGTTGTCGCAAATTACGACAAAGTTGCTCGCTAA
- a CDS encoding CHASE2 and HATPase_c domain-containing protein yields the protein MIAFFLSQIKLDYIEGFLYDLRVRTKAREVTSGKIDLVILDSEGVKKLKSDLTASMLTELVDKIAQQGPRYILLDLRTEDIKGTDAEKAAFADLAARTPGLFVASDDLVLEGQAPPSLPPPFEKIQLASAPKTSDLKIYAKDNVTRRMLVSYQKQPLFHAKVAATYNPQVSDLSAIKGQFEFASSQQTYIDFHPTGTYPRHSFADVLASLVPAGTMFDKIVIVGQDTGQTAKDYVLTPYSREIMAMPTAELQANMFDTMILNSSPVLAPKWLNGLLILLISILTIHVVLTMKPTKGLMLLGITVAGFTLLCYFAFWPFGLWITMAAPLLTIFLCYYFFIPYRLIVENRRSWEYYQKNKLLSQVEELKTNFISMMSHDLKTPIARIQGMTDVILTDSTQISSQQREAVDTIKHSADDLLKFISAILNYGRIESEGVQLHLQSRDINNLLQEVIRKHEFLAKVKRIQIVSELEPMFPIPMDADLMKQVLSNLVENAIKYSPEDTKIMVSSEEAEGRVVIQVADQGPGIPQDELANIFMKFFRSKNAKSSPIKGSGLGLYLAKYFTELHKGNISVESNYGNGSTFTVELPIEQGGIHA from the coding sequence GTGATCGCTTTCTTTTTGTCTCAGATTAAGTTGGATTACATCGAGGGATTCCTTTATGACCTTCGCGTGCGCACGAAAGCGCGTGAAGTCACTTCCGGAAAAATAGACCTGGTTATCTTAGACTCTGAAGGAGTTAAGAAACTTAAAAGCGATCTGACAGCTTCAATGCTAACAGAGCTAGTTGATAAGATCGCGCAACAAGGTCCACGCTACATTCTTTTAGATTTACGCACTGAAGACATTAAAGGGACAGACGCTGAAAAAGCAGCTTTTGCTGACTTAGCTGCACGCACTCCTGGTTTGTTTGTCGCAAGCGATGATTTGGTTCTTGAAGGCCAAGCGCCACCAAGTCTGCCCCCGCCATTTGAAAAAATCCAATTGGCGTCAGCTCCGAAAACTTCTGATTTGAAAATCTATGCGAAAGACAATGTCACTCGTCGCATGTTGGTTTCTTATCAAAAACAACCTTTGTTCCATGCGAAGGTGGCTGCGACTTACAATCCGCAAGTCAGCGATCTTTCGGCAATCAAAGGTCAATTTGAGTTCGCAAGTTCGCAGCAGACTTATATCGACTTCCACCCGACTGGCACTTATCCACGCCATTCATTCGCAGACGTTTTAGCGTCGTTGGTTCCTGCGGGCACGATGTTCGATAAAATCGTGATCGTTGGTCAAGACACGGGACAAACTGCAAAAGATTACGTTTTGACTCCGTATTCGCGTGAAATCATGGCGATGCCAACGGCAGAACTGCAAGCGAACATGTTCGATACAATGATTTTGAACTCTTCACCTGTTCTTGCGCCGAAATGGCTGAACGGTTTGTTGATTCTTTTGATTTCGATTTTAACAATTCACGTCGTCCTAACAATGAAGCCTACAAAGGGTTTGATGCTTTTGGGTATCACCGTCGCAGGCTTCACGTTGCTTTGTTACTTTGCGTTCTGGCCATTTGGTTTATGGATCACAATGGCGGCTCCGCTACTAACGATCTTCTTATGTTATTACTTCTTTATTCCGTACCGCTTGATCGTCGAAAATCGTCGCAGCTGGGAATACTATCAAAAGAATAAACTTTTAAGCCAAGTTGAAGAGTTGAAAACGAACTTTATCTCGATGATGTCGCATGACTTGAAAACGCCGATTGCGCGCATTCAAGGGATGACGGATGTGATCTTGACTGATTCTACACAGATCAGCTCGCAACAGCGTGAAGCCGTTGATACGATCAAACATTCGGCTGACGACTTATTAAAATTTATCAGCGCTATTCTTAATTATGGCCGTATCGAAAGTGAAGGCGTTCAACTTCATTTACAAAGCCGTGACATCAACAATCTTCTTCAGGAAGTCATTCGTAAGCATGAATTCCTGGCGAAGGTAAAACGCATTCAAATCGTATCTGAATTGGAGCCAATGTTCCCAATTCCAATGGATGCGGACTTGATGAAACAAGTCCTTTCGAACCTGGTAGAGAACGCGATTAAGTACTCTCCGGAAGACACAAAAATCATGGTAAGCAGCGAGGAAGCGGAAGGCCGCGTGGTCATCCAAGTGGCCGATCAGGGCCCTGGTATTCCTCAGGATGAACTTGCCAACATTTTCATGAAATTTTTTAGAAGTAAGAACGCTAAGTCCTCTCCTATTAAGGGATCAGGGTTGGGATTGTACTTGGCTAAATATTTTACAGAACTGCACAAGGGAAACATCTCCGTAGAATCTAATTATGGAAATGGATCCACTTTTACGGTAGAACTGCCAATCGAGCAGGGGGGTATTCATGCTTAA
- a CDS encoding radical SAM/SPASM domain-containing protein gives MQLRRHKDIIAIKTGVESAPVAFHARNLEVAQVSEEAWASMAPTTFDNGFVMNMEPNEAGVNAEALGSLEGWNEEINPSAQTPNAKFKIRALTINVTQICNLHCTYCAAGGDGTYGDPIAKISIEKTLPQIQYFMNKLAEGESFSITFLGGEPLLYPEAIKIIADYVNEIAATKNLKSFFNVITNATLVNDKILDILTAIKTSITVSIDGPPETHDLARPQKNGQGSGKATVEGLKKILAHKSELGRILLHAVFSRTNLEVEKAYRFFSEFNADAYEFTFDVTEAASEANQKFISEMSKVAALAYDRGGETELRKITMFDGYFSALDEQRRSENYCGTGKSLLSLDSNSKLYSCPLEVGKKNEMLGDVENLNTALESLQSPLIEKNKCQTCWARFLCGGGCLFVHKSLTGDKHKKHVSFCERTRSLIALTILYYERSRG, from the coding sequence ATGCAATTGCGTAGGCACAAAGACATTATTGCCATTAAAACAGGTGTTGAATCAGCACCGGTGGCTTTTCACGCGCGCAATCTGGAAGTTGCTCAGGTTTCTGAAGAAGCTTGGGCGTCTATGGCCCCGACAACTTTCGATAACGGATTCGTGATGAACATGGAACCCAACGAAGCTGGCGTCAACGCTGAAGCCTTGGGTTCTCTTGAAGGATGGAATGAAGAAATCAATCCATCAGCACAAACTCCAAACGCGAAATTTAAAATTCGTGCGCTAACTATCAACGTAACGCAAATCTGCAACTTGCACTGTACATACTGCGCTGCTGGTGGTGACGGCACTTACGGCGATCCGATTGCTAAGATTTCTATCGAAAAAACTTTGCCGCAAATTCAATACTTCATGAATAAACTTGCAGAGGGTGAAAGTTTCTCGATCACGTTCTTGGGTGGCGAACCTTTGCTTTACCCTGAAGCGATCAAAATCATCGCTGACTATGTGAATGAGATCGCGGCGACAAAAAATCTAAAATCATTTTTCAACGTCATCACGAATGCGACTTTAGTGAACGACAAGATCCTTGATATTTTAACTGCGATCAAAACTTCGATCACAGTAAGTATCGACGGTCCTCCAGAAACTCACGATTTGGCTCGTCCACAAAAGAATGGCCAAGGTTCTGGTAAAGCGACGGTTGAAGGTCTTAAAAAGATTCTGGCACATAAATCAGAACTTGGCAGAATCCTTCTTCACGCCGTTTTCAGCCGCACGAATTTGGAAGTCGAAAAAGCTTACCGTTTCTTTTCTGAATTCAATGCTGACGCTTACGAATTCACTTTCGACGTGACAGAAGCGGCATCTGAAGCGAATCAAAAATTCATCAGCGAGATGTCGAAAGTCGCGGCTTTGGCTTACGACCGCGGCGGCGAAACTGAATTACGCAAAATCACAATGTTCGATGGCTACTTTTCAGCCTTGGACGAACAACGCAGAAGTGAAAACTACTGCGGTACTGGTAAGTCTTTGTTGTCGTTGGATTCAAACAGCAAGCTTTACTCTTGCCCACTTGAAGTAGGTAAGAAAAACGAAATGCTTGGCGATGTTGAGAATTTGAATACAGCGCTTGAAAGCTTACAAAGCCCACTTATTGAAAAGAACAAGTGTCAAACTTGTTGGGCGCGTTTCTTGTGCGGTGGCGGATGCCTTTTTGTGCATAAGTCACTGACAGGAGACAAACACAAAAAGCACGTCAGCTTTTGTGAAAGAACTAGATCTTTAATTGCACTTACGATTTTATACTATGAGAGAAGCAGAGGTTAA
- a CDS encoding transglycosylase domain-containing protein — protein MTLVIITGLGIGVYSYFSLEKEMTQKLESKKFLIPTEYYAAPASFTAHTFTKIDDLEAMFVKDSFRKRTYDQRLLPGDYFIATREECSARLQVPLNEEQESCFGWVNKDVDTAHIDQSIQVIVLQKDNLISQVFQGSPFHEVPSLNGEASLLAQYIGNEPLMQKPVTLGEVPPMCSNAIMSIEDAQFLEHGGVSYKGIFRALLKNLTHGRTAQGGSTITQQLVKNYFLSSERTIKRKFNEFIMSILLESRFSKDEILETYLNIIYMGQNGSFQIRGYGAAARYYFNKDVTELDLSDCSLLAAIVNSPGLYNPFKKPVNAVNRRHLVLEKMKGLEFITAEQADVADRVPLPSAPVVLATETAPYYLDAVRKQMETLKISPEGMKIYTALDLQAQQVAQEALRGQLDNLEKNNKYIKGLKEKGNTLEGSVLVGDNKTGLVSVVVGGRNYRMTQFNRAIDGHRQVGSIMKPFVYLTALMNETPEGKPYTPITLLKDEKFTTKYEGQSWSPDNYGKQYFGTVPMFFALKNSLNAATASLGIAVGLGNIVDIAHKMGVDSELKSFPSVTLGAFEMYPKEVLQSYMTLANLGKKNQISFIRKVLNGENVEVFVHDPKGEQVEDPATVASLVSMMKQTVLSGTARSVTLSGFLNPAAGKTGTTSDNKDAWFGGFTPYMTTVVWVGYDNNLSHRLTGTSGPLPVWINFMKKVGVRYPADDFPWPEGTEKVTLDEATLQALGAIKGPNDPKSVELIFRKGTEP, from the coding sequence GTGACGCTTGTAATCATCACGGGGCTTGGCATTGGTGTCTACTCTTACTTCTCTCTGGAAAAAGAGATGACTCAAAAACTTGAGTCGAAAAAGTTTCTTATTCCGACGGAATATTACGCGGCTCCGGCGTCTTTCACTGCTCACACATTCACAAAAATCGACGATCTTGAAGCGATGTTTGTGAAGGATTCCTTCCGCAAGCGCACTTACGATCAACGCCTTCTTCCAGGGGATTATTTCATTGCAACTCGAGAAGAATGCAGTGCGCGTTTGCAAGTTCCACTGAATGAAGAACAAGAATCTTGCTTTGGATGGGTGAATAAAGATGTGGACACCGCCCACATTGATCAGTCGATTCAAGTTATCGTCCTGCAAAAGGACAATTTAATCTCGCAAGTGTTCCAAGGCTCCCCTTTCCATGAAGTTCCTAGTTTGAATGGTGAAGCATCGTTACTTGCTCAATATATCGGCAACGAACCGTTGATGCAAAAACCGGTCACTTTGGGCGAAGTTCCACCAATGTGCTCAAATGCGATCATGTCCATCGAAGACGCACAATTTCTTGAGCATGGTGGCGTCAGTTATAAGGGTATTTTCCGCGCCTTGCTTAAAAACTTAACTCACGGAAGAACAGCGCAAGGTGGAAGTACGATCACTCAGCAATTAGTGAAAAACTACTTCTTAAGCAGCGAAAGAACGATCAAAAGAAAATTTAATGAATTCATCATGTCGATTCTTTTAGAATCGCGCTTCAGTAAAGATGAAATCTTAGAAACTTATCTGAACATCATCTATATGGGCCAAAACGGATCGTTCCAAATCCGTGGTTATGGTGCGGCCGCTCGTTATTACTTCAACAAAGACGTCACAGAATTGGACCTCAGTGATTGTTCATTGCTTGCAGCGATCGTTAACAGCCCAGGTCTTTATAATCCCTTCAAAAAACCTGTAAATGCAGTCAACAGAAGACATCTTGTCCTTGAAAAGATGAAAGGTCTTGAGTTCATCACTGCGGAACAAGCTGACGTTGCCGATCGCGTTCCACTGCCAAGTGCTCCGGTTGTTCTTGCGACCGAAACAGCGCCTTACTATTTGGATGCCGTTCGTAAACAGATGGAGACTTTAAAAATTTCTCCGGAAGGTATGAAGATCTACACTGCTTTAGATCTCCAAGCCCAGCAAGTGGCGCAAGAAGCTTTGCGTGGCCAGCTTGATAACCTTGAGAAAAACAACAAGTACATCAAAGGTCTGAAAGAAAAAGGCAATACTCTTGAAGGCAGCGTTTTAGTTGGCGACAACAAAACGGGTTTAGTGAGTGTCGTGGTTGGTGGTCGCAACTATCGTATGACGCAATTTAATCGCGCGATTGATGGCCATCGCCAAGTGGGTTCCATCATGAAGCCGTTCGTTTATTTGACGGCTTTGATGAATGAAACTCCGGAAGGCAAACCGTATACACCGATCACTTTGTTGAAAGACGAAAAATTCACAACAAAGTACGAAGGCCAGTCATGGTCGCCTGATAATTACGGCAAACAATACTTCGGAACTGTGCCGATGTTCTTTGCTTTGAAAAATTCATTGAATGCGGCTACGGCCTCTTTAGGGATTGCTGTTGGGCTTGGAAATATTGTCGATATCGCTCACAAAATGGGTGTGGATTCTGAATTGAAATCTTTCCCTTCAGTGACTTTGGGTGCGTTTGAAATGTATCCGAAAGAAGTTCTGCAAAGTTATATGACGCTTGCAAATTTGGGTAAGAAAAATCAAATTTCGTTCATCCGCAAAGTTTTGAATGGTGAAAATGTCGAAGTCTTTGTTCATGATCCAAAAGGTGAACAAGTTGAAGACCCAGCAACGGTTGCAAGCCTGGTCAGCATGATGAAACAAACGGTGCTTTCGGGCACAGCTCGCTCTGTCACGTTAAGTGGCTTCTTGAATCCCGCTGCAGGTAAAACAGGTACGACGTCAGATAATAAAGATGCGTGGTTCGGTGGTTTCACTCCGTACATGACGACTGTTGTGTGGGTTGGTTACGATAACAATCTTTCACATCGCTTAACCGGAACAAGTGGTCCACTTCCTGTGTGGATCAACTTCATGAAAAAAGTGGGCGTGCGCTATCCTGCCGACGACTTCCCATGGCCCGAAGGCACAGAGAAAGTGACTCTTGATGAAGCCACTCTGCAAGCACTCGGTGCCATCAAAGGCCCGAACGATCCAAAATCTGTTGAATTGATATTTAGAAAAGGAACTGAGCCTTAG
- a CDS encoding MBL fold metallo-hydrolase — protein sequence MSLTIKFWGVRGSLPSAPTPTEWTYHIEGVLRNFFSMGYRDLSQVSKYIKSVEEPVVGGYGTATTCVEVRSGKSQILIDGGSGIRTFSESIMSGTAGRAKGPFHIFMTHFHWDHVIGLPFFTPHFIPGSEIHYYAVQEDLEQLIRGIFKKPYFPVPYEALKAKIHFHVLEPRKPIKVDDFTITPYQLDHPDPCWGFKVEAGGKTYAHCVDTEGTRVTPEELGPDLPLYQNVDVMYFDAQYTLPELAEKANWGHSAAQVGLEIALREKIGQVLFAHHDPGARSEHVMELKRQTKEYYESLMAKASENKESIQQIIWDFAHEGLEIKL from the coding sequence ATGTCTCTCACTATAAAATTCTGGGGCGTGAGGGGATCACTTCCTTCAGCACCAACACCGACGGAATGGACATATCATATTGAAGGAGTTTTAAGAAACTTCTTCTCGATGGGCTATCGTGACCTTTCTCAGGTTTCAAAATATATCAAAAGCGTTGAAGAGCCTGTTGTCGGTGGTTACGGGACTGCCACTACGTGTGTGGAAGTTCGCAGCGGAAAATCGCAAATCCTGATTGATGGTGGCAGCGGTATCCGAACTTTTAGTGAGTCGATCATGTCAGGAACGGCGGGTCGTGCAAAAGGGCCTTTCCATATTTTCATGACTCATTTCCATTGGGATCATGTGATCGGTTTGCCATTCTTTACGCCACATTTTATTCCTGGCAGCGAGATTCACTATTACGCGGTTCAAGAGGATCTTGAGCAGTTGATTCGTGGCATTTTCAAAAAGCCTTACTTCCCGGTGCCGTATGAAGCGTTGAAAGCGAAAATTCACTTTCACGTTTTAGAGCCTCGTAAACCCATCAAAGTCGATGATTTCACAATCACTCCTTATCAACTTGATCATCCAGATCCATGTTGGGGTTTTAAAGTTGAAGCGGGCGGCAAGACGTATGCACACTGTGTGGATACGGAAGGTACGCGCGTGACTCCTGAAGAATTGGGACCTGATTTGCCGTTGTATCAAAATGTCGATGTGATGTATTTCGATGCGCAGTACACGTTGCCTGAGTTGGCTGAAAAAGCAAATTGGGGTCACAGCGCTGCTCAAGTTGGACTTGAAATTGCGTTGCGTGAAAAGATTGGCCAAGTTTTATTTGCCCATCACGATCCAGGTGCAAGATCTGAACACGTGATGGAGTTGAAACGCCAAACGAAAGAGTACTACGAATCGTTGATGGCCAAGGCTTCTGAAAACAAAGAGTCGATTCAGCAAATCATCTGGGACTTCGCGCACGAAGGCTTAGAGATCAAACTTTAA